Proteins encoded by one window of Porphyrobacter sp. YT40:
- a CDS encoding DUF188 domain-containing protein, producing the protein MPPITILIDADACPVKDEIYRVAERYRAEVRVVSNAPFRIPDSPRVKRVVVSDGHGSGTEPQGRPPAGRLGRKPSWADAQRPAPEGPKYDAADDWIAEAAEALPKGKCVVVTGDILLAERCLKAGARVLGHKGDEFTPASIGGAIATRAIMADLRAGMDGPTGSAGGGPAPFGKADRSRFLQALNRVMVGLRGR; encoded by the coding sequence ATGCCCCCCATCACCATTCTGATCGACGCCGATGCCTGTCCGGTGAAGGACGAGATCTACCGCGTCGCGGAACGCTACCGCGCCGAGGTTCGCGTGGTCAGCAACGCGCCGTTCCGCATCCCCGACAGCCCGCGGGTGAAGCGCGTTGTCGTGAGCGATGGTCACGGTTCAGGCACTGAACCGCAAGGGCGACCGCCCGCCGGCCGGTTAGGCCGCAAGCCAAGCTGGGCGGATGCCCAGCGCCCGGCGCCTGAGGGCCCAAAATATGACGCGGCGGATGACTGGATTGCCGAGGCGGCGGAGGCGCTGCCCAAGGGCAAGTGCGTGGTCGTCACCGGCGACATCCTGCTCGCCGAGCGCTGCCTCAAGGCCGGGGCGCGGGTGCTGGGGCACAAGGGCGACGAGTTCACCCCCGCCAGCATCGGCGGCGCGATCGCCACCCGCGCGATCATGGCCGATCTGCGCGCCGGTATGGACGGACCCACGGGCTCGGCGGGCGGCGGCCCCGCGCCCTTCGGCAAGGCGGACCGTTCGCGCTTCCTGCAGGCGCTCAACCGGGTGATGGTGGGGCTGCGTGGGCGCTGA
- a CDS encoding GGDEF domain-containing protein: MRLFVTTRKQVLRYTALITLIAVAAPVLVVGGVLIGVLGVPLGAAMLGIAIAFFIPLLIAPPIAYMALSIIRLLHETIARVDDHMRHDGLTGALNRSHFLDRVRAWPDAGSLMICDVDHFKRINDTFGHAAGDEVLRMLAHAVQEVVGTRGLVGRLGGEEFAVFLPQADPDIALLEAESIRLAVEMLGMVVDGRRLAITISIGCTSHNPSLPIGTTLKRADALLYEAKQQGRNCVMPRVPQRVAERDQARA; encoded by the coding sequence ATGCGATTGTTCGTCACCACCCGCAAGCAGGTGCTCCGCTACACAGCGCTGATCACGCTGATCGCCGTGGCGGCGCCGGTGCTGGTGGTCGGCGGGGTGCTGATCGGGGTGCTCGGCGTCCCGCTCGGCGCGGCAATGCTGGGGATCGCCATCGCCTTTTTCATCCCGCTGCTGATCGCTCCGCCGATCGCCTACATGGCGCTCTCGATCATCCGGCTGCTGCACGAGACCATCGCGCGGGTCGACGATCACATGCGCCATGACGGGCTGACGGGGGCGCTCAACCGCTCGCACTTCCTCGACCGGGTGCGCGCCTGGCCCGATGCCGGCTCGCTGATGATCTGCGATGTGGACCACTTCAAGCGGATCAACGACACCTTCGGCCATGCCGCGGGGGACGAGGTGCTGCGGATGCTGGCCCATGCGGTGCAGGAGGTGGTGGGGACGCGCGGGCTGGTCGGGCGGCTGGGGGGCGAGGAGTTCGCGGTGTTCCTGCCGCAGGCCGATCCCGATATTGCCTTGCTCGAGGCGGAGTCGATCCGGCTGGCGGTGGAGATGCTGGGCATGGTGGTGGACGGGCGCAGGCTGGCGATCACGATCAGCATCGGCTGCACGTCGCACAACCCCTCGCTGCCGATCGGCACGACGCTGAAGCGCGCCGATGCGCTGCTCTACGAGGCCAAGCAGCAGGGCCGCAATTGCGTGATGCCGCGCGTGCCGCAGCGCGTGGCCGAACGCGATCAGGCGCGGGCCTGA
- a CDS encoding DUF1579 domain-containing protein, with amino-acid sequence MTDPAPPSTDFDFEFGRWRVHHRRLKTRLAGADDWEKFSGTSETRPVLGGNGNIEDNLLHIASGSYRAIAIRSFDAASGTWAIWWLDQRAPHALDVPVIGRFENGVGTFLAEDTHEGRSVTLRFRWLDTDTDRPRWEQALSADGGATWETNWTMDFERA; translated from the coding sequence ATGACTGACCCCGCACCCCCCTCGACCGATTTCGACTTCGAGTTCGGGCGCTGGCGGGTCCACCACCGGCGCCTGAAAACCCGCCTTGCCGGGGCCGACGACTGGGAGAAGTTCTCCGGCACCAGCGAGACCCGCCCGGTGCTCGGCGGCAATGGCAATATCGAGGACAACCTCCTCCACATCGCCTCGGGCAGCTACCGCGCCATCGCCATCCGCTCCTTCGATGCGGCGAGCGGCACCTGGGCGATCTGGTGGCTCGACCAGCGCGCCCCCCATGCGCTCGACGTGCCGGTGATCGGCCGGTTCGAGAACGGCGTCGGCACCTTCCTCGCCGAGGACACGCACGAAGGCCGCTCCGTCACCCTGCGCTTCCGGTGGCTCGACACCGACACCGACCGCCCGCGCTGGGAACAGGCGCTCTCCGCCGATGGCGGCGCGACGTGGGAAACCAACTGGACGATGGATTTCGAGCGGGCCTGA
- the thiC gene encoding phosphomethylpyrimidine synthase ThiC has product MADINSPVEIGVTTGPIRGSRKVYVGARTGSGIRVAMREIDLEGGEPSVRVYDTSGPYTDPDARIDISAGLPQLRRDWIMARGDVEAYDGREVKPEDNGQLGPDRSGGVPQFPNTVKRPLRARAGMNVSQMHYARRGIITPEMEYVAERENLGREIAADLIRDGESWGAEIPDIITPEFVRSEVARGRAIIPSNINHPESEPMAIGRNFLVKINANIGNSAVASDVASEVDKMVWATRWGADTIMDLSTGRNIHDTREWIIRNSAVPVGTVPIYQALEKVGGIAEELTWEIFRDTLIEQAEQGVDYFTIHAGVRLPYIPLTAKRVTGIVSRGGSIMAKWCLAHHKESFLYEHFDEITEIMKAYDIAYSLGDGLRPGSIRDANDEAQFAELYTLGELTKRAWEQDVQVMIEGPGHVPMHKIKQNMEKQLEACGEAPFYTLGPLVTDIAPGYDHITSGIGAAQIGWYGTAMLCYVTPKEHLGLPDRDDVKVGVVTYKLAAHAADLAKGHPAAQVRDDALSKARFEFRWRDQFNLSLDPETAEQYHDQTLPAEGAKSAHFCSMCGPKFCSMKITQEVRDFAAKQNAGIDTFVASEAEAEAGMAEMSAKYREVGNQLYVGAGDREHD; this is encoded by the coding sequence ATGGCCGACATCAATTCCCCGGTAGAAATCGGCGTCACCACCGGGCCGATCCGCGGCAGCCGCAAGGTTTACGTCGGCGCGCGCACCGGCAGCGGCATCCGCGTCGCCATGCGCGAGATCGACCTTGAAGGCGGCGAGCCGAGCGTGCGGGTCTATGATACCTCCGGCCCCTACACCGACCCCGACGCGCGCATCGACATCAGCGCGGGGCTCCCACAATTGCGCCGCGACTGGATCATGGCGCGCGGCGATGTCGAGGCTTACGATGGGCGCGAGGTGAAGCCCGAAGACAACGGCCAGCTCGGCCCCGACCGCTCGGGCGGCGTCCCGCAGTTTCCCAACACCGTCAAGCGCCCGCTGCGCGCGCGTGCGGGCATGAATGTCAGCCAGATGCACTATGCCCGGCGCGGGATCATCACCCCCGAGATGGAATATGTCGCCGAGCGTGAAAATCTCGGGCGCGAAATCGCCGCCGACCTGATCCGCGACGGCGAAAGCTGGGGCGCGGAGATCCCTGATATCATCACCCCGGAATTCGTCCGCTCCGAAGTCGCGCGCGGCCGGGCGATCATCCCCTCCAACATCAACCACCCTGAGTCCGAGCCGATGGCGATCGGGCGCAACTTCCTCGTCAAGATCAACGCCAATATCGGCAACTCCGCCGTGGCCTCTGACGTGGCGAGCGAGGTCGACAAGATGGTCTGGGCGACCCGTTGGGGCGCGGATACGATCATGGATCTCTCCACGGGCCGCAACATCCATGACACCCGCGAATGGATCATCCGCAACTCCGCCGTCCCCGTGGGCACCGTGCCGATCTATCAGGCGCTCGAAAAGGTCGGCGGCATTGCCGAGGAACTGACCTGGGAAATCTTCCGCGACACGCTGATCGAGCAGGCCGAACAGGGCGTCGACTACTTCACCATCCACGCGGGCGTGCGCCTGCCCTACATCCCCTTGACGGCCAAGCGCGTCACGGGGATTGTGTCGCGCGGCGGCTCGATCATGGCCAAGTGGTGCCTCGCCCACCACAAGGAGAGCTTCCTCTACGAACACTTCGACGAGATCACCGAGATCATGAAGGCCTACGACATCGCCTATTCGCTGGGCGATGGCCTGCGCCCCGGCTCGATCCGCGATGCGAACGACGAAGCGCAATTCGCCGAGCTCTACACCTTGGGCGAACTCACCAAGCGCGCCTGGGAGCAGGACGTGCAGGTAATGATCGAAGGCCCCGGCCACGTGCCGATGCACAAGATCAAGCAGAACATGGAAAAGCAATTGGAGGCGTGCGGCGAGGCGCCGTTCTACACCTTGGGGCCGCTCGTCACCGACATCGCGCCGGGCTACGACCACATCACCAGCGGCATCGGGGCGGCGCAGATCGGGTGGTATGGCACGGCGATGCTCTGCTACGTCACGCCCAAGGAGCACCTCGGCCTGCCCGACCGTGACGATGTGAAGGTGGGCGTGGTGACCTACAAGCTCGCCGCCCACGCGGCGGACCTCGCCAAGGGCCACCCCGCCGCACAGGTGCGCGACGATGCGCTGAGCAAGGCCCGCTTCGAGTTCCGCTGGCGCGACCAGTTCAACCTGAGCCTCGACCCCGAAACCGCCGAGCAATACCACGACCAGACGCTCCCGGCGGAAGGCGCGAAGTCGGCCCATTTCTGCTCGATGTGCGGGCCGAAATTCTGCTCGATGAAGATCACGCAGGAAGTGCGCGACTTCGCCGCCAAGCAGAACGCCGGGATCGACACCTTCGTAGCCTCCGAGGCCGAGGCGGAGGCGGGCATGGCCGAGATGAGCGCCAAGTACCGCGAGGTCGGCAACCAACTCTATGTCGGCGCGGGGGACAGGGAGCATGACTGA
- a CDS encoding DUF2585 family protein: MTGERVTGGALVPDRRTILVALAITAATIAILLAMGRTPICECGYVSLWHGQINDAGNSQHITDWYTPSHIIHGMIFYAFGWWLFVNRGIGGPQGFRWGFPLAVLLEAAWEVLENTPMVIDRFRAVTANFGYSGDSVLNSAADIGWMSFGFWLALRLPVKVTVALAIIGELVAGYVVRDNLTLNVIMLLFPIDAIADWQAAGGVA; encoded by the coding sequence ATGACGGGTGAGCGCGTGACCGGCGGGGCGCTCGTCCCCGACCGGCGCACGATCCTCGTCGCGCTCGCCATCACGGCGGCCACCATCGCGATCCTGCTCGCGATGGGCCGCACGCCGATCTGCGAATGCGGCTATGTCAGCCTGTGGCACGGCCAGATCAACGACGCGGGCAACAGCCAGCACATCACGGACTGGTACACGCCGAGCCACATCATCCACGGCATGATCTTCTACGCCTTCGGCTGGTGGCTGTTCGTGAATCGCGGGATCGGCGGGCCGCAGGGCTTTCGCTGGGGCTTCCCGCTCGCGGTGCTGCTGGAGGCGGCGTGGGAGGTGCTGGAGAACACGCCCATGGTGATCGACCGTTTCCGCGCCGTCACCGCCAATTTCGGCTATTCGGGCGACAGCGTCCTCAACTCCGCCGCCGACATCGGCTGGATGAGCTTCGGCTTCTGGCTCGCGCTGCGCCTTCCTGTGAAGGTGACGGTGGCGCTGGCAATCATCGGTGAGTTGGTGGCGGGCTATGTGGTGCGCGACAATCTGACCTTGAACGTCATCATGCTGCTGTTTCCGATCGATGCGATTGCCGATTGGCAGGCCGCGGGCGGCGTGGCGTGA
- a CDS encoding amidohydrolase family protein: protein MPTFRRLAMTAAALASTALAGPLAAETIAIRAGSVITDAASEATGPATILIEDGRIVSITPGADPVAADRTIDLSSKTVLPGLIDLHTHLTGDPGGDFWKEATEPDEWGVVVGAKNARLTALAGFTTVREAGSGRDTAFALRRGTADGLVPGPRIVAAGPALAIIGGHGDVNGFRSEVNELLDSGFTCTGAVECAAKVRLASQNGSDVIKITATGGVLSQQGRGLEAHFTPEEMKAIADTAHSLGLKVMAHAHGARGIQQAAEAGIDSIEHGTYLDEAAAKAMKANGTVLVPTLMALEGVSEGLGKGIYTPVVEDKIRAVQPLMASLVSRARQYGVTVAFGTDAGVYSHGRNAEELALMRKQGMSDREVLASATTVAAKVLGMESQIGKLAPGYSADIIAVDGNPLADVTVLEEVDFVMVRGKVIE, encoded by the coding sequence ATGCCGACATTCCGCCGCCTTGCCATGACCGCCGCCGCGCTGGCGAGCACCGCGCTGGCCGGCCCGCTGGCCGCCGAGACCATCGCGATCCGGGCCGGGTCAGTGATCACCGACGCCGCGAGCGAAGCCACCGGCCCGGCGACGATCCTGATCGAGGACGGGCGGATCGTCTCGATCACCCCCGGCGCCGATCCCGTCGCCGCCGACCGTACGATCGACCTCTCGTCCAAGACCGTGCTGCCCGGCCTGATCGATCTCCACACCCACCTCACCGGCGATCCGGGCGGCGATTTCTGGAAGGAAGCGACCGAGCCCGACGAATGGGGCGTGGTCGTCGGGGCCAAGAACGCGCGGCTGACCGCGCTGGCGGGCTTCACCACGGTGCGTGAGGCTGGTAGCGGGCGCGACACCGCCTTCGCGCTGCGGCGCGGCACGGCGGACGGGCTGGTGCCGGGCCCGCGCATCGTCGCGGCAGGCCCGGCGCTGGCGATCATCGGCGGGCACGGCGACGTCAACGGCTTCCGTTCCGAGGTCAACGAACTGCTCGATTCCGGCTTCACCTGCACCGGCGCGGTCGAATGCGCGGCCAAGGTGCGGCTCGCGAGCCAGAACGGCAGCGACGTGATCAAGATCACCGCCACCGGCGGCGTGCTGTCGCAGCAGGGCCGGGGCCTCGAAGCGCATTTCACGCCCGAGGAGATGAAGGCGATTGCCGACACCGCACACAGCCTCGGCCTCAAGGTCATGGCCCACGCCCACGGCGCGCGCGGCATCCAGCAGGCCGCCGAAGCCGGGATCGATTCGATCGAGCACGGCACCTATCTCGATGAAGCCGCGGCGAAGGCGATGAAGGCCAACGGCACCGTGCTGGTGCCCACGCTGATGGCGCTGGAGGGCGTTTCCGAGGGGCTGGGGAAGGGCATCTACACCCCCGTCGTCGAAGACAAGATCCGCGCGGTCCAGCCGCTGATGGCAAGCCTCGTCAGCCGCGCCCGGCAATATGGCGTCACCGTCGCCTTCGGAACCGATGCCGGCGTCTACAGCCATGGCCGCAATGCCGAGGAACTGGCGCTTATGCGCAAGCAGGGCATGAGCGACCGCGAAGTGCTCGCCAGCGCCACCACGGTGGCGGCGAAAGTGCTCGGCATGGAAAGCCAGATCGGCAAGCTCGCGCCGGGCTATTCGGCAGACATCATCGCGGTGGACGGCAATCCGCTGGCGGATGTGACGGTGCTGGAAGAGGTCGATTTCGTGATGGTGCGGGGCAAGGTGATTGAATGA